The stretch of DNA CTTCCGGCGAACAGCACTGGCTGCGACTGTGCGAGGTGGCCAATGCGCTGCAATCGGATCTGGATTTGCCGGCGCCGGCGGTTAGCGTGTCGGGCGGCGAGAGCTATCGTCTGTGGCTGTCGCTGGCATCACCCATCTCCACCGAGCGCGCGCGCCAGTTCCTGGCCTTGCTGCACAAGGCTTACTTTGAAGACGAGGCGATTGATTTGGGCCGCACGGTCGTAGAACTGCCGCCATGCCTGCACGTCGCCACCGGCTTGTGGGCGTCGTTCATCAATCCGGGTATGGGCGGCGCGCTGGCCGAAGACCTGGGCCTGGAAATGCCACCAAACGAATTATCGCAGGCGGCCTTTCTGGAAAAGCTGCATTGCATCAGCGACGAAGCATTCGCGCACGCGATGGACACGCTGCAACGCCGTCACACCGCCGTCAAAGCCGCGCCAGCGCCTGTGCCGTCAGCCGCCACGCCACAAAGCCTGCTGCTGAAAGACGCCACGCTGGAAGACATCGTCAAACACCTGCATGCGCTGGGCATCGAGCCCACCTTCCGCCACGTACTGAAAAACTAGCGCACCGCCAGCGATACGCTCGGCGGGAACTGCGGCGCGCGCCGGTGCAGCGTCGCCTGTTCATAGGCATACGCCATGCGGATCAAGGCGGCCTCGCTGTAGGCCGCGCCGACAAACGACAGGCCCACCGGCAGTCCATGTATATGCCCGGCCGGCACCGTGATGTGCGGATAACCCGCCACCGCCGCCGGCGACGAGAAGCCGCCGACAAAATGGTCGCCGTTGATGAAGTCCGTCAGCCACGCCGGGCCGCCGGTCGGCGCCACCAGTGCGTCGAGCTGGTGCTGCTTCATCACCTGGTCGATGCCTTCCGCGCGCGCGTAGCGGCGGTTGTTGGCCAGCGCCTCCTTGTAGGCCGGCGTTTCCAGATTGCCCTTGGCCTGCGCCTGCTCCAGGTACTCCTGCCCGAAGTAAGGCATCTCCTGCTGCCGATGCTTCTGGTTGAAGGCAATCACGTCGGCCATATTGGACACCGGCGCGTTCGGCGCATACTCCTTCAGATACGCCTCCAGATCGGTCTTGAATTCATACAGCAGCACCTCGGTTTCGCTGTCGCCATACTTGCCGACATTGGGCACTTCGGTATCGACCAGCACCGCGCCTTGCGCCTTCAGGTCCAGCAACGCTTTTTCGATGACCGCATCCAGTTCCGGGAGATGGCCGAAGAAATTACGCGCCACGCCGATGCGCGCGCCCTTCAAGCCGCCTTTGTCCAGCGCCGCGCGGTAGTCGCCAGCCTTGCCGACGCTTTCCGACGTCACCGGATCCTTCGGGTCCACGCCTGCCATCGCCGACAGCATCAAGGCCGCATCGGCGACGCTGCGCGCCATCGGGCCGGCGGTGTCCTGCGAATGCGCGATCGGGATAATGCCGCTACGGCTGACCAGCCCCAGTGTCGGCTTGATGCCCACCAGCCCGCAAATCGACGCCGGCGACACGATCGAACCATCGGTCTCGGTGCCCACCGCCAGCGTCGCCAGGCCGGCCGCAATCGCCGCGCCGGAGCCGGAACTGGACCCGCTGCAATTGCGGTCCAGCGCATAGGGATTCAAGGTTAAGCCACCGCGCCCGCTCCAGCCGCTGATGGAATTGGTGGAGCGCATATTGGCCCACTCGCTCAAATTGGTCTTGCCGATGATGACCGCGCCGGCCGCCCGCAGCTGTGCCGTCACATGCGCATCGCGCGCGGCGCGCACGCCGGCCAGCGCCAGCGAACCGGCGGTGGTGCTCATGCGGTCGCCGGTGGCGATATTGTCTTTCAGTAGAACGGGGATGCCGTGCAGCGGGCCGCGTACGCGCTTGAGGTTGCGCTCGCGGTCCATGTCCAGCGCGATTTTCAGCGCTTCCGGATTGATTTCAATGATGGCGTTGAGCCGCGGGCCCGCCTTGTCGATAGTCTTGATGCGCGCCAGATACTGCGACGTCAACGAATGCGAGGTCAGCTTGCCGGCCTCCATCATCTGCTGCTGCTCCCAGACGCCGGCGTCCAGGATGCCGCCGGTGCCCAGCGTCTTGGCCACTGCGCCACCCGCGACAGCGCCTGCCGCCAGCCCAATTTTTACGAAATCCCTGCGGTCCATGCCATCCTCGTGGTTGAATTGCATTTGTTGCGTTGCATTAATATATCAGCAGGTTGCAACTTCCACCACAAAAATTGATGAAAAAAAAAGCACACCGGCTTGCGCGGGTGTGCCTTTTTTGCAAAAACGTCGTATTAGTTGCGTACGACCTTCTTGAATTCGTTAGTGCGGGTGTCGATTTCGATCAGGTCGTCTTGCGAAACGAACAGTGGCACCTGGATCGAGAACTGCTTCGATTCGATGGCGTTTTCGATTTTCGCTTCTTTGGTCACGTTGCCCGAAGTGTTGCCTTTAACTGCAGGCTCCGAGTACACGATCTGACGCTGGATGGTGGTTGGCAGTTCGACCGAGATGGCTTTGCCATCGTAGAACACGGCTTCACATTCCATGCCGTCTTTCAGGTAGTTCAGCGACTCACCCAGATTTTCTTCTTCGATTTCGTACTGTTCGTAGTCAGCGTCCATGAACACGTACAGTGGATCGGCGAAGTACGAGTAGGTCACTGGCTTTTTGTCCAGAACCACGACGTCGAACTTGTCGTCACCGCGGAAGACGTTTTCCAGCGGTGCGTTGGTCAGCAGGTTCTTCATCTTCCACTTGTAGGTGAAGCCCGTGCGGCTCGAACCATTGACATCGGAGCGCAGCACGATGAATGGCTTAGCGTCAACCATAATGATATTGCCAACACGAATTTCTTTTGCAGGTTTCATAGTAATTCTACTTAATAAGGTGGTTGCGTAAAGATCATCGTCGCCACGCAGGCTTACGTTTGATCGGGTAAAAAATGCGTCAGAGATTAACCCGGCATTGTACCTTGTTTTTCCGGCAGCGCCTATCTCAGCGTGGCTGCAAACGACAGCATATTGCTGGCCAGATCGCCGTGCGCCAGCATTTTCTGCCGCCATTCGGCGGCGCGGACGGTGGCAACGGCGCGCTCCCCTCCCAGCGCGCCCCATAGGGCGGACCAGTCGTCGCCATTCGCGGCGGCGCCGTTCCAGGCCAGCGAGAACGCGGCCAGGCCAGGCAGCTCGCCGGCGTAGCGTTGCAGGAAGGCGCGCAGCTTCTTGTGATGCAGGTTTTCGTCCTGCGGGTAGATATGCCAGATGAACGGCTTGCCTGCCCACTGCGCGCGCACGAAGGAATCCTCGCCGCGCACGAAATTCAAATCGCAAGCCCACAGCAGCTTGTCGTAATCCGGCTGCGGCACGAAGGGCAGCACGCGCAGCGTCAGCGCGCCATGCCTGGCAACCTCGCCCGCCTTGCCCTCGCCGCCGGTGAAGGCGCGCACGGCGTCGGCCGCCACGCCTTCCGGCACCAGGCAGGCGACCGGCGCAGCGCCTTGCTGCCAGACCTCGAACAACGCCGCCACCGGCGCATGCGGATAGCAGAACAGTGACACCTTGGTGGCCGCGATCTCGTCCGGCGTCAGGCCCAGTTGCTGGAGGAACGGCGCCGGCGCGAATTGCAGGCGTTCTTGTTCCAGCGCCGCCTCGCGCAGCAGGCCGCCGGTTTTTTCGGTAAAGCCCGGGAAGAAGAAATGCTTGACCAGCGACTGCGGCTGCGACGACGGCAGGCGGTGGCAGCCCTCCACCCACTCCTCGGCCGTCAGCCCTTCCAGGTTGAACCACACGGGACGCGGCTGGCGCTGCGCCATGGCGTTAATGTAGCCCGGCGGCAGATCGACCGCGAAAAATTCGACCACAATGTCCGCCACCTCGTCCGGCGTGTAGACATCGTCCTGGCTGCGCCAGTGACGCACGGTGACGCCCTCCACTTGCTGCTGTTCGACGGCCGCGTCCACCGGCGGGCAGATGCGCTGGAAGCTGACCAGGTCGTCGACATACAGCGTCACCGCCAACTGATGCTCACGCACAAGCTGTTTGGCGAGACGCCAGCAGATGCCGATGTCGCCGTAATTGTCGACCACGCGGCAGAACAGGTCCAGTTTCATATGTGTGCAGGCAGAAAAAATCGAGGCTGGATGATACCTGATTACCGCGCAACGGCCACCAAGAATACCAAAACTTCATGCATCGCGCCCAGTCCAATCCTTCCAGCGTGGCCCCCTGGCCCGCTGCAGTCACCAACAACAAGGAGATGTCATGAACGAGTTTCAACAATACTATGGACAACAAATCGCACCACAGCAATACGGCGAGCTCGCCCCGCAAGGTTTCTTCGGTGGTCTGATCGGCGCCCCGCTGGGCGGCCTGATTGGTCGCGGCATCGGCGGCCTGTTCGGCAATGCCAACCTGGGCCGCCAGATCGGCTCGGCCGCCGGCGGCATTGGCGGCGGGCTGCTGCCGTTCGGCGTCGATCCGGTTGCTGCCGCCTATGCGCAGCAAGCACAACAACAGCAACTGCTGCAACAAGCCCAGCTGGCGCAACAAGGCCTGGCCCCGCAAGGCTGGTTCGGCAACATCATCAAGAGCGTGGCGCAGCCGCTGGGCGGCGCGATTGGCGGCGCGTTTGGTAACGCCGGCCTGGGCAACACCATCGGCGGCATCGCCGGCCAGCTGGGCGGCATGCTGCCGTTTGCCGCCGATCCGGTGACGCAAGCCTATGCGCAGCAAGCACAACTACAACAGCTGCAACAACAAGGCCTGGCGCCGCAAGGCTGGTTCGGCAACATCATCAAGAGCGTCGGCCGTCCACTGGGCGGCATGATCGGCGGCGCACTGGGCAATGCGGGCCTGGGCAATACTATCGGCGGCATTGCCGGCCATCTGGGCGGCATGCTTCCCTTCGCCGCCGATCCGGTCGCGCAGGCCTACGCGCAGCAGGAAGCACTGATGCAGCAGCAAGGCATCGCCCCGCAAGGCTGGCTGGGCGACCTGATGCGCAAATACCGTCCATATACCGGCATCATCAGCCCCACCGTGCCGGTGCCGCCGCAATCGACCATGCTGCCGTTCAGCGCCGACCCCGTCACCCAGGCCTACGCGCAGGGCCAGCAGGACGTACTGGCGCAACAAGGCCTGGCGCCGCAAGGCTGGTTCGGCAACATCATCAAGAGCGTGGCGCAGCCGCTGGGCGGCGCGATCGGCGGCGCCTTCGGTAACGCCGGCCTGGGCAACACCATCGGCGGCATCGCCGGCCAACTGGGCGGCATGCTGCCGTTCGGCGTCGATCCGGTGACGGCCGCCTACGCACAACAAGCACAACAGGCACAGCTGGCGCAACTGGCGGCGGCACAGCAAGGCAACAGCGCGCTGTACGGCCAGCAAACCCTGCATTGATCACGGCAGCGCCCGGACGCGGGCGCGCGCCAATTTGCCCTCCGGCGGCCCGGCTGCCGGAGGGCGCTGTGCTTTAAGGAGAATTCCTCATGCCCGAAACCTCAAGCGCCACGCAAGCGATGCCGGACAAGGCCCGCTTCCTGGTTCATGCCGCGCGTGGCGCGCCGCTCAACGACTTCCTGGCGGTGGCGTCCACCGATCCCGAGATCGCCGTGGTCGACGTCATCGGCCCGCGCGACCAGCCGCACACGGCGGTCGTGGAAATCACTCAGGACAAGGCGCGCCTGCTCGATCAGCACTTCCGCCGCACCGGCACGCCGTCGCACCAATTGACCATAGAACCGGACCGCCCGCTCTCCATGTTCGACGGCGGCGCAGTCGATCCCTTTTGAAAGGAACATCATGCCTAAAAATCCCAATGGCGGCAGCACACCGCCGTCAGACCTTCCCTCCACCAGCGATGGCGACAGCGCCTCGCCGGTGGAAAGCAGCAATCCCGGCAGCCGCCGCTCTGGCTTCAGCGCCAGCAGCAGCAGCAGCAGCAGCGACACGCGCGCTGCCGACACGGTGGCCATTGGCGCCGACGGCGAGTCTGCGCCGCACAGCAACGGCCACGCCGGCGGCACCGGCCACGCCATCGGCGCGCGCAAAAAACAATTCGTCATCGCCCCGCGCCACCAGACCGAAGCCTTGCAGACACTGGGCTTCCAGCCTTTGCAGTTCGACGCGCTGGAACAGGCGCTACGCAACAGCAACGATATCGAGGTGGTCGATAAGGTCGGTCCGCGCTCGGTGCTGAGCGCGCTATCCGACGGCAGCGGCTCGTCGCAAGGCGTGCTGGTGGCGCGCATGACGGAGCAGAAAGCCGCCGCGCTGCATCAGCAAGGCCAGGGCCGCCTGCTGGTCGAGCGCGACCAGCATCTGGCGCTGATGGACCCGTCGCTGCGCCTGCCCGCCATGGTCACCGGCGTGACGCCGACCAATGGCGGCGGACCGGTGCTCAACGCCGTCATCAGCGTGGTCGGCAAGGATGGCACGCCGCAGGCCAACGCCGAAGTGTCGCTGTTCGGCAGCATGCTGCCCGCCAGCGGCGTGACCGACGCCAACGGCCGCGTGACCTTGTCGCTGTTCGGCGAAACGCCCGACACCGTGCGCGGCCTGTACGTCAAGCCCAAGGCCGACTATTGGAGCTTCTACCAAAGCGATCCCGACATCAGCAGCGACGAGCCGAACGTGGTGGCGCTGCGTGCGCTGTCCGATTGGCCGGCGCTGTCTGGCTTCCCGCGCCAGCGCTGCTACGGCTGGGGCCAGAAGGCCATGCGGCTCGATCAACTGCCCGGCAACTATCGCGGCCAGGGCGTGAAGATCGCCATCATTGATTCCGGCGCCGCCACCTCGCACGACAACCTGCACGGCATCCACGCCGGCTTCGATGTGCTCAACAAGCAAAGCAACCCGGACGGCTGGGACCAGGACACGCTGGGCCACGGCACCCACTGCGCCGGCGTGATCGCGGCGGCCGACATCGCGTCCGGCATTCGCGGCTTCGCGCCGGATGCGGAAGTGCACGCCTGCAAACTGTTCCCCGGCGGCCAGGTCAGCCAGCTGATCGACGCACTGGAATACTGCATCGACAAGCAGATCGACGTGGTCAACCTGTCACTGGGCGGCGCCGACGTCTCGGAGGCGCTGGAGCAGCAGATCATCCGCGCCAAGCGCGCCGGCGTGGCGTGCATTGTCGCGGCCGGCAATTCGGGCGGACCGGTGCAGTACCCGGCCTCGTCGCCCAACGTGCTGGCGGTGTCGGCCATCGGCAAGCTGGACGAATTCCCGGCCGACAGCTACCACGCGCAGACGCTGGACAGCAATGTCGACGCCAACGGCTACTTTACGGCCAAGTTCAGCTGCTTCGGACCGCAGGTGGGCGTGTGTGCGCCGGGCGTAGCGATTACCTCGTGCGTGCCGCCGAATAACTTCGCCGCCTGGGACGGCACCTCGATGGCCACGCCGCACGTGACCGGACTGGCGGCGCTGACGGTGGCACATCATCCCGACTTCCAGACCGCGCAGTATCAGGCGCGCGGACCGGAGCGGGTCGAGCGGCTGTTCCAGATCATCCGCGCCAGCGCGCACCGCGTCAGCTTGGGCGACCAGAGCCGCACCGGGTTCGGTTTGCCGGATGTGTTGTTGGCGGTGGGATTGCAAACGCCGGCCGCGCGGCCGGCGATGCAGCCGCAGCAGATGATGGGACCGATGGTTGCGCCACTCGTCGCACCGATGATTGCACCACTGATGGCGGCGCCGCTGATGGCGCAGGCGCCGGTGTACGATCCGTTCGCGTTCGACGTCGCGCGTACGCACTTGGGCAACTTCGGCATGCAGTGGCCGCAGCTGCACGTGGGCCAGTTCCCGATCCCGAAACCGTACAACCCGATCATGTGGTGAGCCCGGAAATGCAAAAAGCCGCACAAGGCGGCTTTTTGCATGATTTGGCGTCCCCAGGGGATTCGAACCCCCGTACTCACCGTGAAAGGGTGATGTCCTAGGCCTCTAGACGATGGGGACAGAAACTGTCCGTACTGGCCGCTTGGAAATGTCGCGTTGGCGTCCCCAGGGGGATTCGAACCCCCGTACTCACCGTGAAAGGGTGATGTCCTAGGCCTCTAGACGATGGGGACATTTCCAAGGCGCGAATCATAGCAGCAGCCTACCGCGAACGCAATAGCCAAGCCGGTTTTTGCTGAAAAAACACAGCAAGATTGGCATCGCCGCAACGTTGCCTATTCAGCGGTGCTGGGACTCCAGAATGCCTGGCGCACGAAAGGCAGCGCCTGCAGCTGCGCGACCAGCAGATCCAGGTCATCGCCGTCCACCGACGTGCTGGCCAGCGTTGCCTCGATCTCCACTTCGTCATTGCCAAAGGGATGCAGATTAAGCGCGCGGGTCGGATAGTTGCCGCGCTCCAGCGCCTGCTCCAGCTGCGCCATCACGGTTTTCTGATGCGGCCTTTCCGCGATGACGTAGACGATATTGGTTACCTCAACCGATTCGACATCAATCGGCTTGCGGTTGATCTGATTGACTATCGGTCGCAGCAGCGTATTGGCGGCCAGCACAAACAGCGCGGCCAGCACCGCTTCGAGGATCAGATCGGCGCCTGCGGCAGCACCGACGCAGGCCGAACCCCACAGCGTCGCCGCCGTATTCAGCCCGCGGACGTTGCCGTCTTCCCGCATGATCGCGCCGGCGCCGAGAAAACCGATACCCGATACCACGTAGGCAATCACATGCACCGCGCCCTCATGCCCTTGCAGGCGATTAGCCATATCGACAAACATCGCCGCACCGACCGCGACCAGCACATTGGTCCGCAGGCCAGCAGTGCGCTGCCGATACTGCCGCTCCAGCCCAATCACGCCGCCCAGCACAAACGCCACGCCGAGCGACACCAGCGTATCGAGCAACGAATCCAGATTGATATTGGCGACCATCTGCATGATGAAGACTCTACGCCGACTAAGAGCCGACAGCGAAAAGAATCCACATTACTTTGCCAAGATGACGGGAACATGACGTCGCTGAATTGGCCGTTCTACGGAGTTCCCAGTTTAATGGGAGCGCAATATTTCGCAACCACAGCATCAAGGCATAGAAGCGCATCTGGCCCACGTAGAGAAATATTCTTTAACCTAATGGTCACGACCGGCCGCTTACGCCCCATTGCGGACACTTGCTGAGAGGTGTGTTCATGCCATGCCGGACGGACTTATTCCAAGCGCGCGCCCCAAATTTGGCGAGCCTAAAATATTAGTTAGGATACCAAAGGATTTCGAATTATCGGAAAATAGGCCCCGTGCATGACGCCGATGATGCCCATGGGGCGCAGGCGCGATCCCCCGAGGCCGGATCTTGGCGCGGCTTGCGCGACTTCGGCGCCCAGCGCCGCAAAGTCCACATGGGCTCCAGCAGTCGCAGTACATCGCCAAAGCTTGTTCAGCTTCGCTTCGCGCTCCTGGTCTGCAAACAAGCTGGTTTTGATCATCGGAAGGTCACCTCGAAAACCCTACTTCAACAGATTGACGTTGTACCTTATTGATTCCTATAGTTCCCAATTTGCGGAAATGAGGTTATTCGAGGTCCCCAGAGTACTACTTTTCAACAGCCTCCACCTTTGGTTCGTTTGCCTCAGGAATACACAAAGTTACCTCATACACAGTGGCTAATTCGGCCATAGATCGGGACAAAACCCGAAGGAAACTAATGTACTCCCGCAGTGATTCCACGGACGGCCAATCGAATTCGCCGGAAGGATGAGCGATTCGATTTCGCAAATCCATAAGATCATTGAGTTTGCGCTTTGCATTGGCTTCAACCTTCGCTGAGTCAGCCTCTTGAAAAAAGGCTTTTAGGGCAACTTGCGCTGAAACCTGTGCCCATATATTTGAGGCACCAATTCTTCCAAACAAGTCTGCCAACACATCCGCACGCATGTTCGACTCTGTCACGGAAAGACATTCATGATTTATTCGCTCGACTGCTGCATTAACAGCAAGATTGGAGGCAAGTGTAGTTACAAAAGTCCGGACGCCATTTTCGGCATGTCCGTACTTGCGCGGCTCAGAGATAACTTTCGCGGTGAATAGAGGAAGGTTCTCGCGCATTTTCTTAGGAAGACGAGCAAAACGTCCGGCTTTTGCTACTAGTCGCTGACAAAGATCTTCAAAAAGTACGCGAGTCATAGACTCAAAACGGCCACAGGCATAAAGGATTAAAGTTCCGCTGGCTAAAGGTAAGTTTCCATGAATCCGTTTGGCACCTTCATGAACCATTTTGGCCTCTATCCCAAATGGTTCAGTTAATAATGGATCATCTTCGCTAGGTAAATAGGCTGTAAACTTTCGAATTACTTCGATGAAATCTAGCTGCGCGGATACTTTATCTAAGTCACCTTCGAAGTCTTTAATGATTGGATCCATAGCGTTCATCCGACCAAGATAGTTGTAGCGAGTGCGACGCGCTCTTTAATGGCCTCCAAAGTGTTACCTCGCCCGACGAGTATTTCATATTTCTCTGGCTCTGCGAGTGCGGCGGCTAGCCGTTCCTTAATCGCAACAGAATCGATATCGAGATCTATCATTGGGTTAGCGTTGGCAGCAACCAAAATCGCATCATACAGCGGACGGCTGGGCCGGCCATCTGGGAGTAGATGGAAGTGAGAACTAAGAGCACGCGTTATCCGCAGAAGTGTGCCAAGGAAGTCTGACTTTAACAGATCAACTTGGCTCACCGTTAAGGTGCTGTACCGTTCCATTGTCCGATCAAAAATCTGTCGTAGTGAACCCTTTGTCTTTCCTGCGACAGCATCCCTAATGCCAAAGAAACGCAGAACTAATTCACAGTCCATCATTGATCGATATAAGGTATTTCGCAGTAACTCTGTCGCTGGTTGCTCGTCTTCTTTCGGAGTACGCTTGGGAATTTTCCACAGGTCGCAGAAAAGCTCTTCTCGCGACAACTCATGAAGCGCGGTATTAAATATTCCGGGGTATAGTGCATTCCGTAGCTCTTGGGGATTCAGTTTAATACCACCAGTATTCAATCGTCGAAATAGGACAAGTCGAATATCTACAGAGTCTTCGGATCGTGACGTTTCAGCGAGTAAAACAACTGCATTTAACGTACGTCGAAGTAATCCGCGTTGGACTGTCCCGGGTAGATCAGTAAAACGTTTGCCTTGAAGCTCTGGCCAGAACTCAAGCCCGGTTAGCGGGTATTTATTGTCCAAAAATTCCGAAATGGCCTCTAATCGTTGGCGTCCATCCATTATCTCGTACTGGTTGTAATCCTTCTCAAACAGAAATAATGGAGGAACTGGAATATTCATCAAAAATGATTCAATAAGCAGAGATTTTTTTCGTCTATCCCACCGAGCGCGCCGCTGGTAACCTGGGGCAATATTAATGTACGATTTGTCTTTAATCGATGCAACAAGTGTATGGAGAGTAAAATCGAGACTAGTTCGAACAATGCGGATTTGTGTATCTGCATATTTTTGAGAAAGCTCTTCGTCGCTAAGAACAGCTTCTGGCCCGTCAGCCTCCTCAGCCTCAAACCAATCCTCAATATCGTTATCGGAAAGTGAATTAACAGTCAGCTCGCTTTGGGTCATTCTATACCTTGGATTTTTAAATGTAAGTGGCGCCAAGTGGCGTAAATTAGGACAATTCAAATTTAAAATGCGTTATTTTATTGATGACACGCTAAAGCATTGAGTAAATGGGCAAAGGAGTACCACCAGGGCGTCTACGGTCCAGCCACTTGTACTTGGTCGCTCAACCATATAGTCAAACTTAAGGTATCTGGCTGCTCCTGGCCGATTTCGGTTGCTGCCTTGCAGCCTTCCTGGTTCAACAATCGAGTCCTTTGCACTTGCCGACCAACCCAACATCAAGAACAGCACCTGCATCTTGGACAGCACCCATGGTCATTTCAACCTGCTTGTATGGAACATCTTTCTCTAGCACCAAATGAATAGTTGCGCCCCTCTTCGATACCAGGGCCGCTGCGAGGTCTGTTCTGGAAGTATAAGTATTGCCTTCGAAATTAGCCCCTGACTTGGAAATAGAGATGTCAGCCACGTTGCCTTGGGTGGCACAACCAGAAATCACCAGCGATAAAAGTAAAATGAGATTTTTCATCCTGTACCTTGCCGATTGAGACCTAAGCTTGCAGGTAGTCATCAACCCGCTTTAACAGCAATGCACAGCGCAATCGGGTCGCTTCACTATCATTCAATTCTTGACGCTCGAGGACTGCGAATTCTCGAACGATGGAACCAGCCGGAAACTGCTGCCAGCTTAGATCAATGTGATACCAATCGTCGCCAACGCGGAGCCCATTCCAGAAATGGACCTCTAGCGATTTTCCAGTCCACACCTTTCCCTTGATGATTTCTGTCTCGGGATAGTAATGCTGCACGGTCCACGACGTTGGATAGCATTGGCCGAGGGCCGGATTTCCTATTTCTGCCACTCCCAGATAAGCGGTTTGCCTATCCCAGGAAGCAGCGAGTGCATCCCGAAGGCGAAGCATGAAGTCGTGGGGGCGGCGCTCCATTGTTCTACGCGATGAAGGCGCCAATCAGGCCACCAATAACACATGCAACAAAGAGGAGGCAGAAATAACCAAGCACACGCCCCACTGCACGCATGCGGAATCCAGATTCATTGCTTTGCACTACGTACAGCGGAATTGCCAACGGGGCGATGGCGATCACGCCTACGCTTAACCAAAATGTGCGCTTGAATCCTTTTTGGATACTGTCTATCCGATACCAACTGAATATGACGATGCTGGCAATCAGTCCTGAAACCAAAGGCCACCACGAAGGCTCCGGCGTATGACGAGCAGCAAAAATTCCACTCACCACACCTAAAAAAACAAACCACACAAGCAGGGAAATTTCGATTTTTCTTTTCATGGCAACAGCCTACCATGTTGCAATCAAGAAAAAATGCACAAATTGTCACACAGATGGCGACAAGCAAGCAGAAGGAAGGATGTTTGGTGGGCCTAGAAAACAAAAAAGCCGCTCTAAGCGGCTTCATCATTTTTGGCGTCCCCAGGGGGATTCGAACCCCCGTACTCACCGTGAAAGGGTGATGTCCTAGGCCTCTAGACGATGGGGACCTTGGAACTACGGCTTACTATCATCTCCGTGCGTTGGTGGAGGTAAGCGGGATCGAACCGCTGACCTCTTGCATGCCATGCAAGCGCTCTCCCAGCTGAGCTATACCCCCTGGCACAGAAACTATTGACTACTACCGACCAGCCTTGGCGAAGCTGGCGTCCCCAGGGGGATTCGAACCCCCGTACTCACCGTGAAAGGGTGATGTCCTAGGCCTCTAGACGATGGGGACCTCGGAACTACGGCACTACGATCATCCTCTGTGCGGTGGTGGAGGTAAGCGGGATCGAACCGCTGACCTCTTGCATGCCATGCAAGCGCTCTCCCAGCTGAGCTATACCCCCTCTGGCACAGATTATTTACTACTCACCAGCCTTGGCGAAGCTGGCGTCCCCAGGGGGATTCGAACCCCCGTACTCACCGTGAAAGGGTGATGTCCTAGGCCTCTAGACGATGGGGACCTTGGCACTACTACGGTACTACAACCTCTGCAAACTGGTGGAGGTAAGCGGGATCGAACCGCTGACCTCTTGCATGCCATGCAAGCGCTCTCCCAGCTGAGCTATACCCCCGTTTGCGCGAGAGACAAGAGTATAGCAGAGGCGCCGTATTATGCAAATACCCTTTTGCAACTTTGCCCCTGCTTCAATGAATTAATTAAATGAACTTTGCCAGGCGCGCGACAACCGCATCGCGGCCGAAGATTTCCAGTACCGCGTCAATCGCCGGCGTCTGCAACTGGCCGGTAATAAAGAGGCGCAACGGCATCGCGATCTGCGGCATCTTCAAACCATGCGCAGCCAGCACTTCCTTGATCATCGCGGCGATCGCCGCCTTGTTCCACTCGACCGTTTTGCAACGTTCGGCGAAGTCGGCCAGCGCTGGTTTGATGGCGTCGGTGACGTGCT from Duganella dendranthematis encodes:
- a CDS encoding S8 family serine peptidase, with protein sequence MPKNPNGGSTPPSDLPSTSDGDSASPVESSNPGSRRSGFSASSSSSSSDTRAADTVAIGADGESAPHSNGHAGGTGHAIGARKKQFVIAPRHQTEALQTLGFQPLQFDALEQALRNSNDIEVVDKVGPRSVLSALSDGSGSSQGVLVARMTEQKAAALHQQGQGRLLVERDQHLALMDPSLRLPAMVTGVTPTNGGGPVLNAVISVVGKDGTPQANAEVSLFGSMLPASGVTDANGRVTLSLFGETPDTVRGLYVKPKADYWSFYQSDPDISSDEPNVVALRALSDWPALSGFPRQRCYGWGQKAMRLDQLPGNYRGQGVKIAIIDSGAATSHDNLHGIHAGFDVLNKQSNPDGWDQDTLGHGTHCAGVIAAADIASGIRGFAPDAEVHACKLFPGGQVSQLIDALEYCIDKQIDVVNLSLGGADVSEALEQQIIRAKRAGVACIVAAGNSGGPVQYPASSPNVLAVSAIGKLDEFPADSYHAQTLDSNVDANGYFTAKFSCFGPQVGVCAPGVAITSCVPPNNFAAWDGTSMATPHVTGLAALTVAHHPDFQTAQYQARGPERVERLFQIIRASAHRVSLGDQSRTGFGLPDVLLAVGLQTPAARPAMQPQQMMGPMVAPLVAPMIAPLMAAPLMAQAPVYDPFAFDVARTHLGNFGMQWPQLHVGQFPIPKPYNPIMW
- a CDS encoding MgtC/SapB family protein, with amino-acid sequence MQMVANINLDSLLDTLVSLGVAFVLGGVIGLERQYRQRTAGLRTNVLVAVGAAMFVDMANRLQGHEGAVHVIAYVVSGIGFLGAGAIMREDGNVRGLNTAATLWGSACVGAAAGADLILEAVLAALFVLAANTLLRPIVNQINRKPIDVESVEVTNIVYVIAERPHQKTVMAQLEQALERGNYPTRALNLHPFGNDEVEIEATLASTSVDGDDLDLLVAQLQALPFVRQAFWSPSTAE
- a CDS encoding HEPN domain-containing protein; this encodes MDPIIKDFEGDLDKVSAQLDFIEVIRKFTAYLPSEDDPLLTEPFGIEAKMVHEGAKRIHGNLPLASGTLILYACGRFESMTRVLFEDLCQRLVAKAGRFARLPKKMRENLPLFTAKVISEPRKYGHAENGVRTFVTTLASNLAVNAAVERINHECLSVTESNMRADVLADLFGRIGASNIWAQVSAQVALKAFFQEADSAKVEANAKRKLNDLMDLRNRIAHPSGEFDWPSVESLREYISFLRVLSRSMAELATVYEVTLCIPEANEPKVEAVEK
- a CDS encoding DUF262 domain-containing protein, producing MTQSELTVNSLSDNDIEDWFEAEEADGPEAVLSDEELSQKYADTQIRIVRTSLDFTLHTLVASIKDKSYINIAPGYQRRARWDRRKKSLLIESFLMNIPVPPLFLFEKDYNQYEIMDGRQRLEAISEFLDNKYPLTGLEFWPELQGKRFTDLPGTVQRGLLRRTLNAVVLLAETSRSEDSVDIRLVLFRRLNTGGIKLNPQELRNALYPGIFNTALHELSREELFCDLWKIPKRTPKEDEQPATELLRNTLYRSMMDCELVLRFFGIRDAVAGKTKGSLRQIFDRTMERYSTLTVSQVDLLKSDFLGTLLRITRALSSHFHLLPDGRPSRPLYDAILVAANANPMIDLDIDSVAIKERLAAALAEPEKYEILVGRGNTLEAIKERVALATTILVG
- a CDS encoding YunG family protein; this translates as MERRPHDFMLRLRDALAASWDRQTAYLGVAEIGNPALGQCYPTSWTVQHYYPETEIIKGKVWTGKSLEVHFWNGLRVGDDWYHIDLSWQQFPAGSIVREFAVLERQELNDSEATRLRCALLLKRVDDYLQA